GCACCACGTGCAGGTACACGACCACGAGCAGCGCGACGACGAACGCGATCGGGTGCGTCCAGGAGTCGGGGACGCCCGCGGCGTGCAGCGGGTCCTCGATGAGGTGCGCGATGGCCGGTTCGGCCACCACACCCAGGCTCGTGGAGCAGACCGTGATCCCCAGCTGCGCGCACGCCAGCATGAGCGAGACGTTCTCCATGGCCCACAGCACGGTGCGCGCCCGGCGGTCGCCCGCCTCGGCGCGCGGCTCGATCGACGAGCGGCGCGCCGAGATGATCGCGAACTCGGCGCCGACGAAGAACGCGTTGGCTGCGAGCAGCACGACGGCCAGCGCGAGTGCGGTGGTGCTGCTCATCGCCGCCTCCGCTCGTCGCGGACCTCGTCGACCGCGGGCGCGGGGGGTGCGGCGGGGTCGTCGGACCCGGCGGGTGCGGGCCGCACGCGCAGCCGCTCGACGCGACGTCCGGCCATGCGCTCGACCTCGAGGCGCACGCCGTCGACGTCGACCGCGTCCCCGGCCTCGGGGATCCGGCCCAGCCGCGCCATGAGCAGGCCGCCCAGCGTCTCGTACGCGCCGTCCTCGGGGACGACGAGGCCCGTGCGCTCGGCGAGCTCGTCGGGACGCGTGACACCGGGCAGGTGCCACGTGCCGTCCGGCGTGCGCGCGATGCCCCCGCGGCCGCGGTCGTGCTCGTCGGCGACCTCGCCCACGAGCTCCTCGACCACGTCCTCGAGCGTGACGACGCCCGACGTGCCGCCGTACTCGTCGACCACGACGGCCATCTGCATGCCGTGCCCGCGCAGCTCCACCAGCAGCGGACCCAGGTGCACGGTCTCCGGCACGCGGGGCGCGTCGTCCATGAGCGCGGCCGCGGGCACCTCGCCGCGGCGCTCGTACGGCACGCCGATCGCGCGGCGCAGGTGCACCAGGCCCACGACGTCGTCGGGGCCCTCCCCCACCACCGGGAACCGCGAGTGGCCCGTGCGGCGCGCGAGCGCGACGACGTCGACCGCGGTGTCCTCGCGGCGCACCGTGACCATGCGCTGCCGGTCGGTCATGACGTCCACCGCGGTGAGGCCGCCGAAGTCGAGGGAGTTGGTCAGCAGCGTCGCGGTCGACTCGTCGAGCGTCCCGACCTGCGCCGAGCGGCGCACCAGCGCGGCGAGCTCCTGCGGCGAGCGGCCGCCGGACAGCTCCTCACGCGGCTCGACGCCCACGCGGCGCAGCAGCCAGTTGGCGCTGCCGTTGAAGAACGCGATCACGGGCCGCAGCCCGCTGGTGAACGCGCGCTGCAGCGGCGCGACCACGCGCGCGGTGCCGAGCGGCCGCGCGATCGCGAAGTTCTTGGGGATGAGCTCGCCGACGACCATCGAGAAGCCGTTGACCAGCACGATCGCGGCGATCACGGCCAGGCCCGTCGCGACCGTCTCGCTCAGGGCGCCGTCGCCGAGCGCGCCCGCGACGAGGCGCTGCACCGCGGGCTGCGTGGTGTAGCCGAGCAGGACCGTGGTGGCGGTGATGCCGACCTGCGCCCCCGACAGCTCGGTGGACAGGCGGCGCAACGACTTCAGGACCGACTGGCCGCGCCGGTCGTCGGGCGACGTCTGGTTCTCGACCACACCCGGGTCGAGCGTGACGAGCGAGAACTCGCCCGCGACGAACACCGCGGTGCCCAGCGTCAGCAGGACGCCGAGACCGACGAGCAGCCACTCGGTCAGCACGCGCACGCCCCGGGGGGCTGCGCGCAGGGGGATCTCCAGGCAGGGCCGGCTTGGTCAGGACCGGGCTGGAGCGGCGACGGGACGCCGACCCGGACGGGACGCCGGCAGCGACTCGGGCTGCTCATTTGCGCGCCATCATACGGGCGGCCCGGCCGACGGTCCTGGTGAGCGGCCGACGGGCACGGTACGGCGACCGGGGCCGGTACCGCGGCGGGCGCACGCCGGGCGGCACGCACGTCCGGGCCCGGCACGGCCCGTTGTGCCACATTGGGGGGATGAGTGCGGTGAGCGGGTCACGGTCGTCGGCAACGCCGACGAAGGTGCTGGTCGTGGAGGACGAGCCGGCGATCGCGCAGGCGATCGCGCGCCGGCTCTCGGCGGAGGGCTGGGCGGTCGAGGCCGTCGGAGACGGGCTGGCGGGCGTCGAGGCCGCCGCGCGGATCGTTCCCGACGTGGTGGTGCTCGACGTGATGCTGCCGGGGATCGACGGGCTCGAGGTGTGCCGCCGCATCCAGGCCGAGCGTCCCGTGCCGGTGCTGATGCTGACGGCGCGCGACGACGAGACCGACATGCTGATCGGCCTCGGCGTGGGCGCCGACGACTACATGACCAAGCCGTTCTCGATGCGCGAGCTCGTGGCCCGCACCAAGGCGCTGCTGCGCCGCACCGAACGCGCGACGCGTGCGCTCGAGATCGCGACGGCCGAGGCGCCCGAGCCGCCGTTGGCCGTCGGCGACGTGACGATCGACCGCGCGCAGCGCCGCGTGGTGCGGCACGGCCAGGAGGTGCACCTCACACCGACCGAGTTCGACCTGCTCGTCGCGCTCGCCACGTCCCCGCGCACCGTGCTGACGCGCGAGCGACTGCTCGCCGAGGTGTGGGACTGGGTGGACGCGAGCGGCACGCGCACCGTGGACTCGCACGTCAAGGCGCTGCGTCGCAAGCTCGGCCCGGACCTGATCCGCACCGTGCACGGCGTGGGCTACGCGTTCGAGCCGGCCGAACCCGACGCGTGAGCGCGCGGTGACCGACCCGGACACCGCTCCCCTGCCCGGCGGGCGCTACGAGGTCCCCCGCCACGTGCGCGGCGACTCGGTGCGCCTGCGGCTGACCGACGTGCGCCCGCTCGACCGCTTCCGCTCGATCAAGATCAAGCTGGGCGTGCTCGTCGCGGCCACCGTGACGCTCGCGTCGTTCGTCACGTGGTTGGGGCTGTCGCACCAGCTCGGCCCGTCGCGCACGCTCCCGCTCGCGATCATCGTCTCGCTGGTGCTCACCCAGCTGCTCGCACGCGGCATGACGTCGCCGCTGCGCGAGATGACGTTCGCGGCGCGGCGCATGGCGGGCGGCGACTACTCGTTGCGCGTGCGCGCCACCAGCAACGACGAGGTGGGCCAGCTCGCCGAGGCGTTCAACACGATGTCCGACGACCTGCAGCAGGCCGACGCGTTCCGGCGCGAGCTCGTCGCGAACGTGTCGCACGAGCTGCGCACCCCGGTGACCGCGCTGCAGGCGCAGCTCGAGAACATCGTCGACGGCGTCACCGACCCCGACCCGGCGACCATGGAGGCCGCGCTCGCCCAGACCGAGCGCCTGGGCCGCCTGGTCACCTACCTGCTGGACCTGTCCCGCCTCGAGGCCGGTGACGTGCCGCTCGAGATCACGCAGGTCCGGCTCACGGACTTCCTGCAGGAGGCCGCCGACGGCGCGGCGCTCGTCGGCGCCGCCAAGCGGCTGCGGTTCCCCGTGGTCGTGGACCCGCCCGACCTGGTGGTCCCGGCCGACCCGGAGCGCCTGCACCAGGTGGTCGCGAACCTGGTGAACAACGCCGTGCGGCACTCCCCCGAGGACGACGAGGTCCGCCTCGAGGCCTCGCGCGTGGGCGCGCAGGTGCGCATCGACGTCGTCGACCACGGGCCCGGCATCAGCCCGGACCAGCGTGCGCACGTGTTCGAGCGGTTCGTCCGAGGCAACACGCCGGCCGCGACCGGGCAGGTGTCCACGGGCGGGACCGGGCTGGGCCTGGCGATCGTGCGGTGGGCCGTCGAGCTGCACGGCGGCCGCATCGAGGTGGCCGACGTCGCGGACGGCTGCACCATGCGCGTGACCCTGCCGGGCTACCCGCAGGCCCCCACGGGCCGCGCGCTGTTCCACCGCACCTGAGCGCCCCGCACGGCGGTCACGCCGTCAGCAGCGCCTCGACGTCCTGCGGGTAGGGGAACGACCCCGGCTCGTAGCCGCACAGCGGGTCCTCGCCGTGCGGGTCGCCGCTGGCCGCGTAGCCGCGCGAGCGCGACCCGCCGCACACGCGAGCGAACTCGCACCGCCCGCAGCGGCCCTGCAGCCGCGTGGCGTCGCGCAGACCCGTGAACAGCTCCGACGTGCGGTAGATCTCGGGCAGCGGCGTGACGCGCACGTCACCCGCGGACACCGGCAGGAAGCCGGACGGGTGCACGGTGCCGACGTGCGAGACGAACACGAAGCCGTAGCCCGCGTTGACGTTGACCGGCGGCCGGCGCGTGCGCACGGGCTCGCCCCAGCCGAACGCGGCCGTGCGCTCGGTGAGCTCGCGGTACAGGTCACCGAGACCGAGCGCCGCGACGTGGTCGACGCCGCGCTCGGCGAGCACCGCACGCTGCAGCGAGACGCGGCGGAAGTGGTGGCCCTCGGTGGTCTTCACCGGGACGTACGGGCCCAGGTCGTACAGGTAGTTCATGACGTCCTCGGCCTGCTGCGCGCTCAGCACGCCCAGGTCCACGCCGCGGCCCATCGGCACGAGCATGAACGCGCTCCACGTCATGGCGCCCTGCGCGCGCACCAGCGCGGCCAGGTCCGGCAGCTCGTGCACCGTGCGCGCCGACATCGTGGAGTTGACCTGGACCTTCATGCCGAGCTCGCGCGCGACCGCCCACGCCTCCACGGTGCGCTGGAACGTGCCCGGCACGCGCCGGAAGCCGTCGTGCACCTGCGCCGTCGCGCCGTCCAGCGACAGCGACATGGCCGTGACGCCGGCCTCCTGCAACCGCACCAGCGCCGCGCGGTCCAGCTTCGCGGTGCCCGACGGCGACACGGCGACCGCCAGCCCCAGCTCGCGGCCCCGGCGCACCAGCTCGTCCAGGTCGGGGCGCTCGAAGCAGTCACCGCCCGTGATGACGAAGATGGGCGACGGCCGCCCGAACGACGCGACCTGCCGCATGAGCTCGGTCGCCTCGTCGGTGTCCAGCTCACGCGGGTCACGGCGCGGCTGCGCCTCGGCGCGGCAGTGCACGCAGGACAGCGCGCACGCGCGCGTCGCCTCCCAGATCACCAGCAGCGGACGATCCGCCGGGTCGTGCCGGACCGTGCGGACTGCCGTGGTGGGTCGCATGGGTCCGGATGCTGCACCCCGCGCGACCCCCGGGTCCGGGACACAGGTCCCGGACCTGCGCGGACACCGCCCGGTCCCGGTTAGGGTCGAACCCATGACCTCGCCGACCGTGACCCCACGTGCCGACGACGGTGCCGGACCCGACTCCCCGGGCCTCGTGCGCGTCGACCACCTCACCAAGCAGTTCGGCAGCGGCC
The Cellulomonas gilvus ATCC 13127 DNA segment above includes these coding regions:
- a CDS encoding sensor histidine kinase, which codes for MTDPDTAPLPGGRYEVPRHVRGDSVRLRLTDVRPLDRFRSIKIKLGVLVAATVTLASFVTWLGLSHQLGPSRTLPLAIIVSLVLTQLLARGMTSPLREMTFAARRMAGGDYSLRVRATSNDEVGQLAEAFNTMSDDLQQADAFRRELVANVSHELRTPVTALQAQLENIVDGVTDPDPATMEAALAQTERLGRLVTYLLDLSRLEAGDVPLEITQVRLTDFLQEAADGAALVGAAKRLRFPVVVDPPDLVVPADPERLHQVVANLVNNAVRHSPEDDEVRLEASRVGAQVRIDVVDHGPGISPDQRAHVFERFVRGNTPAATGQVSTGGTGLGLAIVRWAVELHGGRIEVADVADGCTMRVTLPGYPQAPTGRALFHRT
- a CDS encoding response regulator transcription factor, which translates into the protein MSAVSGSRSSATPTKVLVVEDEPAIAQAIARRLSAEGWAVEAVGDGLAGVEAAARIVPDVVVLDVMLPGIDGLEVCRRIQAERPVPVLMLTARDDETDMLIGLGVGADDYMTKPFSMRELVARTKALLRRTERATRALEIATAEAPEPPLAVGDVTIDRAQRRVVRHGQEVHLTPTEFDLLVALATSPRTVLTRERLLAEVWDWVDASGTRTVDSHVKALRRKLGPDLIRTVHGVGYAFEPAEPDA
- a CDS encoding TIGR04053 family radical SAM/SPASM domain-containing protein, with the translated sequence MRPTTAVRTVRHDPADRPLLVIWEATRACALSCVHCRAEAQPRRDPRELDTDEATELMRQVASFGRPSPIFVITGGDCFERPDLDELVRRGRELGLAVAVSPSGTAKLDRAALVRLQEAGVTAMSLSLDGATAQVHDGFRRVPGTFQRTVEAWAVARELGMKVQVNSTMSARTVHELPDLAALVRAQGAMTWSAFMLVPMGRGVDLGVLSAQQAEDVMNYLYDLGPYVPVKTTEGHHFRRVSLQRAVLAERGVDHVAALGLGDLYRELTERTAAFGWGEPVRTRRPPVNVNAGYGFVFVSHVGTVHPSGFLPVSAGDVRVTPLPEIYRTSELFTGLRDATRLQGRCGRCEFARVCGGSRSRGYAASGDPHGEDPLCGYEPGSFPYPQDVEALLTA
- a CDS encoding hemolysin family protein gives rise to the protein MLTEWLLVGLGVLLTLGTAVFVAGEFSLVTLDPGVVENQTSPDDRRGQSVLKSLRRLSTELSGAQVGITATTVLLGYTTQPAVQRLVAGALGDGALSETVATGLAVIAAIVLVNGFSMVVGELIPKNFAIARPLGTARVVAPLQRAFTSGLRPVIAFFNGSANWLLRRVGVEPREELSGGRSPQELAALVRRSAQVGTLDESTATLLTNSLDFGGLTAVDVMTDRQRMVTVRREDTAVDVVALARRTGHSRFPVVGEGPDDVVGLVHLRRAIGVPYERRGEVPAAALMDDAPRVPETVHLGPLLVELRGHGMQMAVVVDEYGGTSGVVTLEDVVEELVGEVADEHDRGRGGIARTPDGTWHLPGVTRPDELAERTGLVVPEDGAYETLGGLLMARLGRIPEAGDAVDVDGVRLEVERMAGRRVERLRVRPAPAGSDDPAAPPAPAVDEVRDERRRR